ATGAATAGGGAATGGCTGACCGGTAGACCAATTTCTGGAGGAAGTAAATATATGTTGAGGTTATGCCCATAGATTTCGCGAAGAAATCGATTTAGGTCGGGACTCGGATGGAGTGACCAGTTCAATGTGAATTTCTCCATTTCCATTGACCATTTAGCAAGATTGATATGATTGATTATTATGGGTGCTAGAATTTCTTTAATTCCAGTGTTTTGGATAGGATGATGGGTGATATTTGCAAGTGCATTTTTTATGGAATAAGGATAGATTGAACTGAGGATTTTAAACTGTTTTTCTCTGGGGCAATAAGTAGGAAGTATCAAATGGTTGTCCTTTGTTTTTCTGAAAAAGAAATAATCAAAGTTCGACAAAGAAAAGACATTACTCCTTTTTGCTTTCAAATGTTTACTGCCCATGATCCAGAGAGGAATGTAATTGTGTTCGTAATAGGCAGCTGTACGCTTGATAAATATTTCTTCTGAAATCGGCGAACACTGGTATTCCAAAGCGTATTTGCTTCCATCGAATTGGAATACGATATCAGGGCGCTGTTTTATTTTATTATCATAATATTCTAATGCTACAGGAATTCCTTGTCGGTCAAGCCACTGATAAAGTTGAAGTTTTCCTTCCATATGATAAAGCGTCTCACCTTCATGGATATCCCTACAAACCGTACCACTCCGATGAGAAAAATGGTAAATTCGCTGGTTTCCCAATTTAAGAGAGACTCGTTCTCCACAAGCTGGACAAAAAAATTCCTCGTTGTTGCGTATAATTAGCAGTGTCTCTTTCTTATATTCCGTGCCTAAGCTAAATATTGTTCCTGATTTCGTTTGTGCCGTCAGCAATGGTTATCTACCTCCTTATATTCTAAATTTCGTGTTTTCTTATAAAAAATCCTTTTTTATATAAAAAGAAAACCCGCCAATATGACGAGTTTGTGAACTTAAAGCAGCGGAGAAAGCAACCTTGCAGTAGACTCAATTAACCGTAAGCCAATATGTCTTTTCCTAAAAGAGATTAAATCAAGCTGTTTCGCATATTCGAGATCATTAATATACTCCGCTACTAGTTTTTGAGTACTTTTGGTTCGAAATAAAAAGGCATTTACCTCAAAATTCAAATGAAAACTGCGCATATCCATATTTGAGGTTCCAATAGAAGCAAGCTCATGGTCGACAATTACAATTTTACTATGCATAAACCCCCGTTCATATTCATAGACCTTTACACCAGCTTCCAAAAGCTCAGGGAAATACGATCTTGAAGCATGAAACACAATTCTTTTATCAGGGCGGTTAGGAACAAGTAATCTTACATCAATGCCACTAAGTGCTGCTACTTTTAACGCTGAAAAGATATCTTCATCAGGGATAAAGTATGGTGAGGCTATCCAAACAGATTCCTTTGCCGACGTAATCATCGAGAAAAAGATATTCTTAATAACACTCCATTCATTGTCGGGACCGCCGGCAATTAATTGAACGCCTCCATGATTTTTCTCATCGATCTGCGGTGACAAATATTCGGCTGTTAAAAAGCTGTGGTTCGTCATGTAATACCAATCTTGTAAAAAGATTAACTGCAGCGACCTTACAGCTTCTCCTCGTAACATTAAGTGCGTGTCACGCCAAAAGCCATATGTATCGTTTCTTCCTAAGTATTCATCTCCAATATTTAGCCCGCCTACAAATCCAATCATCCCATCAATAACAATTATTTTCCGGTGATTTCTGAAATTAAATTTATTATTTAAAAATGGCAGCTTAACAGGACCGAAACATACTGTTTCTATTCCAGCGTTTTTCAGGTCATTAATATACTTTTTAGATAATTTCCAAGAACCTACTGCGTCATATAAAAAGCGGACTTTAACCCCTTGTGCAGCCTTGTTAATTAAAATCTCTTTAATTTCTTGTCCAATCCTGTCATCCCGGACAATATAATATTCAATATGGATATGATGCCTGGCTTTATTCAATTGCTCAAGAATGTGATGAAAGGTTTCCTCCCCGTTTGTTAGCACCTTCGTAGCTGTATCAAAGGAAATCGGACTGTTACCCAATTTTTGCGCCAAAGTAAATAGTCTTGCCTGGTGTTCGGCCATCAATCCAAGTTTTTCTTCACTTCGCGGGTCATTTTCACCCTCCACTGTCAAAAATGCTTGTTTATCAAGAAAATATTTCTTCCGATACATTTTCTCCTTACGATAATTCCTTCCGAAAAGTAAATAAAAAAAGAAACCCACTAATGGAAAGCTCCCTAATACAACCAACCAGGTTATCGTTTGGGTCGGGTGTCGATTCTCTAAAAAAATAACGAAGCCAATAAAAATAACAGATAACGTTATTAAAAGGCTCAGAAAACCAAATATTCCACCCTGTAAATATTCCCTAAAGAAAAACATAAGTATGGATAGAACCAGTAAAAACAATACAACCCTTACTGTGTTTTTCAGTCTCATCACCCTCAAAGAGAAATTAAACCCTATGTAAAAAATACCGATTTCAATAATCGAAATCGGTACGTTTATTTAAAATGTTTTCTTATTTCAGCAAAAACATTCTCAGAAATGATCTTTTTACCATATTCCTGAATTCGATGGATGGTTAATTGAGTTTCATAACCATATTCGAGCAGGATACTTAGAATATCATCGATTTCGTCCTCTTCAAACAAATCTTCAGGAAACTCAGTAAATAAATAATATTTATTATTATAGTGGTACAACACAGTGATTAAATCATCAAGTCCGCCCCGATTTGACAACATAATAACATCTTCAAAATCTTTGAAGGCAATTAAAAATTCTAAAGACTCTTCCTCAAGTAAAAGGTCATCATCATCACGGAGTTCAGGATTAAAATGGTGATCCAAGATATCTTCAATATTGCCATCAACAGGCAGATCTTTTAATTTTTCATTTGGTATTGGCAGCTCAAACTTTTGTCCATCCTTTGATACCTGTGCTTTGGTTACAAGAATTTCTAACCCTTTCTCTAACGCCTGCACTTGAATCCACAGCGGACCTTCGACAACGAACTCTTCCTCTTGATGAACTTCATCCATCATTTCCCAGAAAAGCTCCTCACTTCGCTCCCGATTGTACCAAATTTCTTCGCGATCAAAACCACGTTCTTCTATATCACCATAAGAGATGTAAAACTTTACTGTATTCTCATTAATTCGTTCGATTTCCATCGTTACCTCTCCCTTCCGTTTCCTTATTGAAGGGACAAAATACCCCCAGCAGACAATGCTTTTTAGCAATTACCTTAGTAGAAAGGATCTATTATTGCAATGTAAAAAAGAATATAATCCTTGTACTTTCATTTTATGACAAAAGTGTTAAATTGGGAAATAAATTTACCCGTAATTGCAAAAACCATTAATTTGCCTATTAATTAGATATTCCTTACATTGTAACAAAATGACAGCGAAATCTCAAACCAAAAGAGGTGCAAAAAAAGCCTTCAGTTTGAAGGCTTTGTCTTATTAGTTTAATTTACCATACGCTGCGCTTCTCTTAATTGGAAGGTACGTACTCTTCTCGGTAGAAATCTCCGAATTTCGTCTTCATTATATCCAACCTGCAGTCGCTTTTCATCGATAATAATTGGCCGGCGTAATAATCCAGGATTTGCTTTAATTAATTCAAATAAATCCTGAAGCGGCATTGTATCCAAATTAACATCTAATTTTTGAAAAGTCTTTGATCTTGTCGAGATAATCTCATCTGTACCATCCTCAGTCATACGGAGAATTTCTTTAATTTCTTCGATTGATAATGGCTCAGAAAAAATATTTCGTTCAGTATATGGAATTTCATGTTCTTCTAACCATGATTTTGCTTTCCGGCATGATGTACAACTTGGTGAAGTGTATAATGTTACCATTCGTCTCCACACTCCTCTTTTAATTACTATCCAATTCTATAGTAAATCTATCAAAAATTATGTTCCTTGATTAAAATTATTATAAATAAGTAATTTATATCATTAATTATACACCACTGTTTCTAAAAAAGGTATCCCTTTTTCAAAATTTATTGAATGTCAAACTATTAGCCTATTTTTTCTTTTCATTATATTAGACGAAAAACAATCGAAAAAGTTTCATCCTTTATATACCCGGAAAATTCTCAATTAAACCTCATTTAGTGAAAACGTATTCATTTTTTGTGCACATTTATTCTTTTTATTGCTTTACCCCTTTAAATACTGCTCAAGTTCTTTTAAAATATAAATAAGGGGAAATAAACAATACAAACAGTTGATTATAACTTTTATTTGGATATGGAGGGATTTTCATGGCTGGCTACATAGCTGATTTATCGATGGTTGCGATATTAATTATTGGAATTACTGCATTTATGGGTGTCATGACAAATGGTTTCGGTGAAAAGGTTTTCGGAGGAAAAAAACGCTCAGAATTCGTTGACCAAAGCGCAAGATTCCAAACAGGATGGAAAAGCGTTGGCGGGAAGAAGAAGAAGTAATTCTTCGCTGACTTGATTCCCAATTTACATTTAATTATAATAAGAATAAATAAATTATTAGCTTAGCGATGATAAAGAGTAGTACGTATTTTTAACCGATTCAGAGAGTTTGTGGCTGGTGAGAACAAACACGGAAAAATACCGAATGGACTTTTGAGCTTCTTTCTGAACATCTTAATGAGTAATAGGAAAAGACGTTTTACCTTGCGTTAAAAGGTTACCAGACTATCCATTCTTGATAGCTCTGGACTCGAGTGACTCGTTTTGAGTAATTTAGGGTGGTACCGCGAACCATTCGTCCCTATCGTTTTTGGGGATGAATGGTTTTTTTATTTATATATATATTTAGGAGGATTTCGGTCATGAAAACAATTTTTTCAGGAATTCAGCCAAGTGGCACCATTACACTTGGAAACTATATTGGGGCAATGATGCAATTTGTTGAACTTCAAAATGATTATAATTGCTACTTTTGCATCGTGGACCAACATGCAATAACGGTCCCACAGGATCGGTTAGAGCTAAGAAAAAATATCCGCAGTTTAGCGGCACTTTACCTAGCGGTTGGAATTGATCCTGAGAAAGCAACATTGTTTATCCAGTCGGAAGTTCCGGCACATGCCCAAGCTGGATGGATGATGCAATGTATTTCATATATAGGCGAATTGGAAAGAATGACTCAATTTAAGGATAAGTCAGCTGGTAAGGACGCGGTCTCAGCAAGTTTATTAACCTACCCGCCATTAATGGCCGCAGACATTCTTTTATACAATACCAATCTTGTTCCGGTTGGAGAAGACCAGAAGCAGCATATGGAATTAACGCGTGATTTAGCTGAAAGATTTAATAAAAAATATGGGGAGGTTTTAACCATCCCAGATATCCGCATTCCTGAAGTCGGCGCACGGATAATGTCGTTACAAGAGCCTACAAAGAAAATGAGTAAATCTGATCCAAACAATAAAGCTTTTATTACACCTTTAGATGATCCAAAACAAATTGTTAAGAAAATAAAAAGTGCGGTTACAGATTCTGAGGGGATTGTTAAATTCGACAAAATTAACAAACCAGGAATCTCTAACTTGCTATCCATCTATTCCATTCTTGGTAACAAAACCATTCCTGAGCTTGAAGAAATGTATCATGGCAAAGGATATGGCGACTTCAAAGGCGATTTAGCACAAGTAGTCGTAAATGTCTTTGAGCCGATTCAAGAGAAATATAATAACCTAATGGAATCAACAGAACTAGACAGAATCCTAGACGAAGGCGCAGAAAAAGCAAACCAAGTAGCAAGCAAAACCCTCAAGAAAATGGAAAATGCGATGGGATTAGGCAGAAAAAGACGCTAAAAAAAAAGCTGGTCATGAAAGATTTTTATCTTTCTGACCAGCTTTTTTAATTTACTTTCGGACCGTGCTCCATTTCCCATAGCTTTTCAAAAAATGGCTGACCTTTTATTAAATTCTCACAAAATGTTTCATGCCGTTTAGACCAGCCATATTTCGTTTCCTCAAACAACTGCTCCCAAGCTTTCTCAAAATTCAATTCCTGTATCGCCGAGTATCGCTCTGGACACCATTCCGTGAACCAATAACGCACTTCTGCTTCGTTCTTAGATGTATGTAATTGATCAAGGGCCATAAACAACAACTGTTTTAGCTGACGCTCTTTTCTTGTTAACCCTGTCATTAATTCAGGCTCAGGTGATAAAATATGAAAATCCTTATCCACTGAATTCTGTTGAAAATGATATTTTTTTGCATCGTGATTGGCAATCATTTCGTAGACAAGCTGTTCCTGTCTCGGTATGAGCCTGCTCTTTCTAATGGGTATTGAATATCCAATTGTATCAACTGCTAATATACCAACCCCATCTGTAACCACAAAGCAATACTCAAGCTGCACTCTTTCATGGTTTTTTCTTAAATATGCCTTTTGAAAAATATCATCTAGAAGCTGTTGAGGTAATTCTGAGAGATCGTTCTCAATATAATTAAAGAGAATCGGTTCTACTTTTAACAGAGGAGCTTGGTCTAACAGCTCTACACCGTCATCTTTGCGCCATTCATGAAAGTGGCACACATTATATCCGTTTTCTTCACCTTCAAACCAATTTACCCAAACATCATGAAGATACAACATTGTACAACCCCTCACTTCAAGAAACTGTTTGTCAATCAGTATGGGCAGACATAAGTTAATTTATTCCTTAAGAACCAAATACTCTTTGCCTGGTGAACAAAAAAAAGCCTATGTTTTTCGGCTTTTTTTTGTATAGTTATGTTCAGTTAGTAAAAACTTCTTTGCAGGAAGTGTAAAGGAAAGTTTTGTAGAATAATGATTCTGGCGATAATAATCTTCAACAATTTTAAAGCCAGCAGCATATCCAAGTAATTTTGGAATTCTTCCTGCTCCATACAACAGGTCATCATGTTTCCTTTCACTCTTATTTATGTTTAAGTTCCCTTCTAAAAATTTTCCCCAATAATCATCAAGTTGTGCTCCAGAATACATCGTACACCAATCGGCTAAATAGTTTCTCCCACAATGAACTAAAACAGAGTATTCTGCGAGCCCTTCAATAATAATTGAATCCAGTAATGTATAATCACTAAATCTTTTAGTTTGTTTATTTAACCTGCAAATGTGGTGGTATTCATGTACAAATAGAGCCTCTAACTCTGGTGAAGTTAATTTGTCGGAAAGAAATAAAAACATTTTATCTGGATAGGAAACCCCACCCTTTAATTTATCTTCTTGTCTGAAAAAAAGGCTTCTATTTTGTCCAATTGGAAACAGGTAGATTGGTATATCTGGTCCTCCCCATTTCTTTTTATATTCCTGAAAAATATCTTCCACTTCTTCCCAAACCATGTTTTCCTTCATCGAATTCAAAATTTTCTCGGTCCTCCGAGAGGCTCTGTACATCCCGAAATCAGTCAATTGATTATAGACATTTGAAGGACTTTGCCCATTGAAAACAGGGAGCAGTTTTTCACATATTTTTATTGGCCGGTCAAACTCCTCCTCTAGCCACTTATCCGTTCGAATGATGCCCATTTCCTCACTCCATACCATTCTTTTTTTTACATTTTATGAATGATATGAAAAGTGGTTCGGGGTGGTTGTCCTATAAATACAAAAAAGCCGACCAGGAGTTTTCCTGGTCAAGCTGCTTATTTTTCATATTTTTTGAAGACAATTGTTGCATTGTGGCCGCCAAAGCCTAAAGAATTACTCATTGCTGCTTTAATTTCTTTTTGACGCGCCTTATTTGGTACATAATCTAAATCACATTCTGGGTCTGCCGTTACATAATTAATGGTTGGTGGTAGTATGCTGTCTTTCATCGCAAGTACCGTAAAGATTGCCTCAACACCGCCCGCTGCTCCAAGAAGATGGCCAGTCATTGATTTAGTTGAACTGATTGCCAGCTTGTATGCATGAACCCCAAATACTTCTTTCACTGCTAGCGTCTCAAATTTATCATTATACTCTGTACTAGTTCCATGAGCATTAATATAATCAATTTCTTCAATATTTAGTCCCGCGTCGTTAATGGCCATATTCATCGCGCGCGCTCCGCCTTCACCACCAGGTGCTGGTGCTGTTATATGATACGCATCACCGGTTGCACCATAGCCAACAATCTCCGCATATATTTTCGCACCGCGTGCTAATGCGTGCTCTAATTCTTCGAGAACAATAATACCCGCACCCTCACCGATAACGAAGCCATCACGATTTTTATCAAATGGTCTGCTAGCACTCGCAGGATCTGGATTTGTCGATAGAGCTGTATTCGCACAGAAGCCAGCAACCGACATTTTTGTAATGGGTGCTTCTGCTCCACCTGTAATCATCGCGTCAGCATCACCACGCTGAATGACTTTGAAGGCGTCTCCTATTGAGTTCGTTCCTGTTGCACATGCTGTTACGGTACAAGAATTAAATCCTTTTGCACCTAGTCTAATCGAGACTTGACCAGTTGCCATATCAGGAATCAGCATTGGTACAAAGAATGGACTTACTCTCTTGTAACCTCTTTTTTGAAAGATTTCATATTGTTCTTCAAAAGTTTCCATTCCGCCAATACCGGAACCAATCCAGACCCCAATACGATCTGCATTTTCATCTGTAATTGTTAACTTTGCATCTTCAACAGCCATTAATGCTGAAGCGACCGCATACTGAGTGAAACGGTCCATCTTTCTTGCATCTTTTCTATCCATAAAGGATTCAGGATTAAAGTCATTAATCTGTGCGGCAACTTTTGCAGGATACTCTTCCGCATTCACTCGTGTTAAAGGACCGATCCCAGATTTCCCTTCAATAATCCCTTTCCATGTTGTTTCAACATCTAATCCAAGCGGGGTAACCGCTCCTAAACCTGTAACCACAACCCTGCGCTTATCCATATAAGACATCTCCTTTAATACACTTCATTGTATATTTAACTAATTCCCTTTATTTACCCCATCTAATCGCAATGGCGCCCCACGTTAATCCGCCGCCAAAACCTACCATAACAATAAGATCATCGTCTTTTATTTTTCCAGCCTCTATCTCCTCAACAATTGAAATCGGTATAGATGCCGCTGAAGTGTTTCCGTATTTATGAACGGTCTTTGACATTTTTTCTACCGGAAGCTCAAGCCTTTGTCTAGAAGCCTCCATAATACGGATATTCGCTTGATGAGGTATTAGGAAATCTACATCCTCTTTTGTGAGCCCAGCCTTTTCGAGTACATTAATACAGCTTTCACCCATCTGGCGCACTGCAAATTTAAAGACTTCCCGTCCATTCATGATAATATACTCATCTTGATATAAATGCTTAGCACCAGTGCCATCTGCACCCAATTCAAACGAAAGAATTCCTCTACCTTCAGAAACCTCTCCAACGATAACGGCACCAGCACCATCTCCAAAAAGTACTGCCGTGTTTCGGTCATTCCAGTCGGTTATCTTTGAAAGTTTTTCAACCCCAACTACTAGAACATGCTTATAAGCTCCTGATTCAACAAACTGCTTTCCGGTAATAATACCGTACATAAAACCTGCACAGGCTGCACTAACGTCCATTGCCGCAGCTTTTTTCGCACCTAACCGTTCTTGAAGCATGCATGCAACAGAGGGAAATGGCTGATCTGGCGTTACAGTGGCAACCAAAATTAAATCGATATCCTCAGGTGTGATTCCCGCATCTTGTATAGCTTTTTGAGCAGCAGCAAACCCCATATCAGAAGTGTTAGTGTTATCATCTGCGATACGGCGTTCTTCAATGCCTGTTCTTGTTCGAATCCATTCATCTGATGTATCCATTATTTTTTCTAAGTCTGCATTCGTAACAATCTTTTCTGGCAAATACCTTCCAATACCAACAATTCCAGCGTTCAAGGAATCATCCCCTTATATAAATAAAATTTATTATCAATTATTATGACTTGGTACTAATTTTATCAAACAAAAGTATAATTAAGCAACATTTAAATCAACGATCCCCCGCTTATGTCCATACCATTTGTTCATAAACTTCATAATCTAAAGAAGAATCATACTATAAGGAAGGGGCAGAAAGATGGGAAAAGAAAGACATCAGGATGATCGCTTTTCAAGAATGATGTTTGGCGAAAGAAGAGAGAGCATAGAGAGCAAACATCATAATCAAACACAGTTCAATCCATCTTCACTTGATATTGAATCAATATTAGACAACATAAACAAATTAAGGGATTCCACCCAGAGTCTAAAACCATTACTTCAAATGGTTTATCCCTTTGTAGAAGGTTTTATAAAGAAAAAATAAGCTGCCATCTTGGCAGCTTTTTTACTATTATTCACTATATAATCGATTCGCATGTTCTACTTGCTTAGTCAAACCAACAGATATTGGTACAGTGCTATTAACGATGATCTTAGTTAAACCCTCTTCTCTTATTTGTAAAATGCGGTTTGATTCTTGTTCGTTTATCCCAAGGAATGCTGCACATTTCTCCCATTGATTGCTCTTCCCGCTATGGAGCAGGTATCTTCCTGGCTGTTGGTTTTCGATAATTTCTAGTATTAATTGGGCAGTATCCTGAACAAACATGGCGTCGCCAGTCTCCTCCCGTAGTCCCTTAAATGGTTTTCCTCTATTCATTTCATTTAAAATAAAAGATTGAAACATAAAGGTATCAGGCTGCCAGGGTCCATAATTTGTTGGTAAATAGAGTAAATGAATATTTTTATTCTGAGCATGTGTCCTTTTTATGAAATCTTCAATAATTACTTCAGGCTTTGAATCAATTATCTCATTTAACAATTGGCTTGGTACTAAAATGACCATTTTTTCCCACTGGTTCTTTCTTATTAAATTGAATAACATATCTTCGTTTAGCAGGTATTCTTCCTTATATCGCATATAAAGGTCGTAAACAGAAAGTACAATCGTCTCGTTTTTGTTTTTATCTTTAGCAATATCCTCAAATGAAACCTCGGTAAAGTTAGCGTTTCGACCAATCTCTAATCGTTTTTCTATGACCATATCCTTATCTTCTTCTGATTCGATTTGTACTCCCCTGACCTCAATCCCTCTATCAAGTAATGCTTTGCATACATGAAAATTCACAAAGTCAAATACTCCAACCATTACGACCTTGTCCATTACTAATCCTTCCTCCCCAAGCTTCATTAGTGAATCCTATGCGGTATATGGGTGAATTATATCTATCTTCAGGGAGGCTGGTGTTTATAGAACCTTTTCAAACTGATTAAAAAACTTCTCCATCATATTTCCGAGCTGTTGCTTTTTTTCCGGTACAATATATGTTGGGCTAATATCCGTATGCGCCAGTAACTTTTGCAGCTGTTTTGATTGATTATAAGATTTGCCACTGGACATGACATGGATAATTTTTATTGGAATATCCGTATCGAATTTAATTTCATCGTCCATACCTTGAAGTTCTTGCTCAAGAGTGACTTGGTCCAACTCATGGGCGGCTGTTATTTCTCTGATTAGCTTTTTATAGAAAAACTTGTGTTCTTTTTCAAGTTCGATATGTTTTTTTAAAGAAAGAATGGGATTTAATAATACGACTGACCTTAATTGCCCCTGCATTTTCTCCATTAATCGAACAGCCACAAGAGCACCCATGCCCTCAGCTATCAGATGAATTTTACTATTAAGGATTTCACTTCTTATTACCTGCTGATATAGCCTTTGTGCAAGCTCAACAGCATGTTCACTTCCCCAGTTTCGCCCATACAAATTTGAGGAAAAAATAGTATATCCTGATTCTTTCAACTGGTTGATAATGGACAGTTTACCTTCATTCTGAGTCCAAAAGCATTTGCTTTCATCAACAAAATGCCTTTCATCTCCAATTATTAATATTCCAAAACCTGTGGGCTTTTCAGGGTAATGGATGATATTCCACTGGGTATCCATCTGAAAATTCCGGTTCTCCATCGCTAAATCTCCTTTTACATATTTCCTCAAAATATTGTATGTGATTTCACATGAGATGAAAGGGATATAGCCTATTCGGACAATCATACACAAGTGTTTTTATTGTTAAACTTGGATCATTACCACTCCGATAAGGTTCAATTCGCCTCTTTCTTTAACGAAGCTTAATGTAGAGGGGGCTAGTGTTTTGAATTTTTGCTTTTATTATTTCAATAGCATATGGTAATATTATTAGAGATGATAAATAGGGTAGAGGTGAAAGATAGTGCGATACTTTTGGACTTTTTTTTGGGTGTTTGTTTTAGTGCAAATGCTTTCATATGTAGTTAGTTCAATGACAGAAGGCGGAGTTTTCAACTTCCAGTCAGGTGCCATAGTTTCTGTGGGCGTTTTCGTTTTGATTGTTATTGCAACGGCAGTACTTCCTAATGATCCTGTTGAAAAACACTAAATAATGTGAAGAAAGGTCATCCATTAACCGGATGACCTTTTTGATTTCCTACTGTATAGATATGATTAATTCCCCATTATCAGTTGTAACACTGACGACAGAGTGGTCGTGAACATTACCTGCAATAATAGCCCTTGCAAGTTTTGTTTCGATATTACGTTGGATAAACCGTTTTAGTGGTCGTGCACCATAAATAGGGTCAAAGCCATTTACTGCGATGAACTCCTTTGCACTGTCCGTAATCGTTACCTCAATATCCTGTTCCTTCAGCCTGCTTTGAAGTTCTTTCATCATTTTTACAACAATATCTTTAATTTCTGTTAACGATAAAGGTTTAAACAGGATGGTTTCATCGATTCGATTTAAAAATTCAGGTCGGAAATGACTCTTTAGTTGTCCTAGAACCTTTTCCCTTGTTGTTTCAGAAATTTCAATTTCATTTTCATTTCGTTCCAATAAGAAATGAGAGCCAATATTGGAGGTCATAATAATGACTGTATTTTTAAAGTCCACTATTCGCCCTTGTGAATCGGTAATCCTGCCGTCATCAAGTGCCTGCAGGAGAATATTAAAAACCTCTGGATGGGCTTTTTCAATTTCATCCATCAAGATAACAGAATACGGTCTTCTTCTCACTGCTTCTGTTAGCTGCCCGCCTTCTTCATAGCCCACATACCCTGGAGGTGCACCAATTAACCGTGAAACAGCATGTTTCTCCATATATTCCGACATATCGATTCGAATCATTTGCTCTTCACTATCAAACAAAGCCTCTGCAAGTGCTTTAGCCAGTTCAGTCTTACCTACACCTGTTGGTCCTAAAAATAGGAATGACCCTATCGGTCTGTTTGGATCCTTGATCCCGGCACGTGCCCGTAATACCGCATCAGCAACTAATTGTACGGCTTCATTTTGCCCGATAACGCGTTCATGCAAGAGTGCTTCTAATCTCAGGAGTTTCTCTCTTTCACCTTCAACCAGCTTAGATAGTGGAATACCTGTCCACCTAGAGACAATATTTGATATCTCTTCTCCGGTAACTTCCTCTCGAAGTAACCGTTCATTTTTCGCTGTTTGTGTTTCAAGCTCCTTTAATTCCTTTTCCGCCAATGGAATCTGACCATGGCGCA
This genomic stretch from Neobacillus niacini harbors:
- a CDS encoding YjzD family protein yields the protein MRYFWTFFWVFVLVQMLSYVVSSMTEGGVFNFQSGAIVSVGVFVLIVIATAVLPNDPVEKH
- a CDS encoding hydrolase → MENRNFQMDTQWNIIHYPEKPTGFGILIIGDERHFVDESKCFWTQNEGKLSIINQLKESGYTIFSSNLYGRNWGSEHAVELAQRLYQQVIRSEILNSKIHLIAEGMGALVAVRLMEKMQGQLRSVVLLNPILSLKKHIELEKEHKFFYKKLIREITAAHELDQVTLEQELQGMDDEIKFDTDIPIKIIHVMSSGKSYNQSKQLQKLLAHTDISPTYIVPEKKQQLGNMMEKFFNQFEKVL
- the fabF gene encoding beta-ketoacyl-ACP synthase II, producing the protein MDKRRVVVTGLGAVTPLGLDVETTWKGIIEGKSGIGPLTRVNAEEYPAKVAAQINDFNPESFMDRKDARKMDRFTQYAVASALMAVEDAKLTITDENADRIGVWIGSGIGGMETFEEQYEIFQKRGYKRVSPFFVPMLIPDMATGQVSIRLGAKGFNSCTVTACATGTNSIGDAFKVIQRGDADAMITGGAEAPITKMSVAGFCANTALSTNPDPASASRPFDKNRDGFVIGEGAGIIVLEELEHALARGAKIYAEIVGYGATGDAYHITAPAPGGEGGARAMNMAINDAGLNIEEIDYINAHGTSTEYNDKFETLAVKEVFGVHAYKLAISSTKSMTGHLLGAAGGVEAIFTVLAMKDSILPPTINYVTADPECDLDYVPNKARQKEIKAAMSNSLGFGGHNATIVFKKYEK
- a CDS encoding beta-ketoacyl-ACP synthase III, producing MNAGIVGIGRYLPEKIVTNADLEKIMDTSDEWIRTRTGIEERRIADDNTNTSDMGFAAAQKAIQDAGITPEDIDLILVATVTPDQPFPSVACMLQERLGAKKAAAMDVSAACAGFMYGIITGKQFVESGAYKHVLVVGVEKLSKITDWNDRNTAVLFGDGAGAVIVGEVSEGRGILSFELGADGTGAKHLYQDEYIIMNGREVFKFAVRQMGESCINVLEKAGLTKEDVDFLIPHQANIRIMEASRQRLELPVEKMSKTVHKYGNTSAASIPISIVEEIEAGKIKDDDLIVMVGFGGGLTWGAIAIRWGK